A window of Trichoderma atroviride chromosome 3, complete sequence contains these coding sequences:
- a CDS encoding uncharacterized protein (BUSCO:EOG092D2S6W), with protein MSAPVAAGSSSRANGSDADSAKLAVLKELLYDRCREEGDMFSQDDLLRMEVIPNRDLLLLARVVQSLSDDKLFITMREASGQVLWKWRDKQEAHKYKQCTTDEQVMVYSLIDDSGGDGIWTQTLQKRLNMHDSVLKNAIKQLQAKGLIAPFKNVEHPNKKMYIKASIRPSDRATGGPWYTDQDLDEAFIEDLQRVVFDFIKRQSSYHSTHGAAQARASAAAGSTQAPKKGVIKGGLVAAADAAANKGKKRDASEMEGKAAAAPKTSVSSSRREPALLPLPAGYTAYPTVRDIARLLSSSGITNNTILSEGDVKKLVDVLVWDNLIEPVRIAGKVGYRVSRIAKQSVESWAGREDPSGRDGGPELYISPLAEVPCGRCPVFDLCEDGGPVGPSNCEYFKKWLGKDEIF; from the exons ATGTCGGCCCccgtcgctgctggctcCTCCTCGagggccaatggcagcgatGCCGACTCCGCGAAGCTGGCCGTCCTGAAGGAGCTGCTCTACGACCGGTGCCGGGAAGAAGGCGACATGTTCTCGCAGGACGACCTCCTCCGCATGGAGGTGATTCCCAACCgggacctgctgctgcttgcgcGGGTCGTGCAGTCGCTCAGCGACGACAAGCTGTTCATCACGATGAGGGAGGCGTCGGGACAGGTGCTGTGGAAGTGGCGAGACAAGCAGGAGGCGCATAA GTACAAGCAATGCACAACAGACGAGCAAGTCATGGTATACTCCCTCATCGACGACTccggcggcgacggcatcTGGACGCAGACGCTCCAGAAGCGCCTCAACATGCACGACTCGGTCCTCAAAAACGCCATCAAGCAATTGCAGGCAAAGGGCCTCATCGCGCCCTTCAAGAACGTCGAGCACCCCAACAAGAAGATGTACATCAAGGCCTCCATCCGGCCCAGCGACCGCGCCACCGGTGGGCCCTGGTATACGGACCAGGACCTGGACGAGGCCTTCATCGAGGACCTGCAGCGCGTCGTGTTCGACTTTATCAAGCGCCAGAGCAGCTACCACAGCACTCATGGCGCAGCGCAGGCCAGAgcgtcagcagcagcgggcaGCACACAAGCTCCCAAAAAGGGCGTCATCAAGGGCGGCCTCGTCGCAgccgcagatgctgctgccaacaagggcaagaagcgcGACGCCTCCGAGATGGAAggcaaagccgccgccgcccccaAAACGTCCGTTTCCTCCTCCCGCAGAGAACCCGCTCTCTTGCCCTTACCAGCCGGCTACACGGCCTACCCAACCGTCCGTGACATTGCCcgcctcctctcctccagcggcatcaccaacaacaccatcctGTCCGAGGGCGACGTCAAGAAGCTTGTCGACGTCCTCGTCTGGGACAACCTCATCGAGCCCGTCCGCATCGCCGGCAAAGTCGGCTACCGCGTCTCGCGCATCGCCAAGCAGTCCGTCGAGAGCTGGGCCGGCCGCGAGGACCCTTCGGGCCGTGATGGCGGGCCGGAGCTGTACATCAGTCCCTTGGCAGAGGTGCCCTGTGGACGGTGCCCCGTATTTGACTTGTGCGAGGATGGTGGTCCTGTAGGGCCTAGCAACTGTGAATATTTCAAGAAATGGCTGGGCAAAGATGAGATCTTTTAA